One Glycocaulis abyssi DNA window includes the following coding sequences:
- the lepA gene encoding translation elongation factor 4: protein MSTNPANIRNFSIVAHIDHGKSTLADRLIQFTGGLTDREMKEQVLDNMELERERGITIKAQTVRLDYTARNGEKYVLNLIDTPGHVDFAYEVSRSLSACEGALLVVDAAQGVEAQTLANVYAAIEVDLEIVPVLNKIDLPAAEPDRVRAQIEDVIGIEAHDALEISAKTGLGIEEVLEAIVHRLPAPAAGDPDAPLKALLVDSWYDAYLGVICLVRIHEGTLKKGMRVRLMGTGANYNVDGVGVFRPTKVNVDSLGPGEIGFLNASIKQVRDARVGDTITEEKRPTSSMLPGFKPAIPVVFCGLFPVDANDFEDLRDAVERLALNDASFSFEMETSAALGFGFRCGFLGLLHLEVIRERLEREYDVDLITTAPSVIYKIKMTDGEVIDLHNPADMPDPVRIDTISEPWIKATILVPDEYLGGVLKLCEDRRGIQKELTYAGSRAMLVYELPLNEVVFDFYDRLKSVTKGYASFDYQFIEHREGDLVKMSILVNEEPVDALSMIVHRARAEMRGRGMCEKLKDLIPRHMFKIPIQAAIGGRVIARETLSALRKDVTAKCYGGDASRKRKLLDKQKAGKKKMRQFGRVEIPQEAFIAALKMDGD, encoded by the coding sequence ATGAGCACCAATCCCGCCAATATCCGCAATTTCTCCATCGTGGCCCATATCGACCACGGCAAATCGACGCTCGCTGACCGGCTGATCCAGTTCACCGGCGGGCTGACCGACCGTGAGATGAAGGAGCAGGTGCTCGACAATATGGAGCTGGAGCGCGAGCGCGGCATCACCATCAAGGCGCAGACCGTGCGCCTGGATTACACCGCCCGCAATGGCGAGAAATACGTCCTGAACCTGATCGACACGCCCGGCCATGTGGACTTCGCCTACGAAGTCTCGCGCTCGCTTTCGGCGTGCGAGGGCGCGCTGCTGGTCGTGGACGCCGCGCAAGGCGTGGAAGCCCAGACACTCGCCAATGTCTATGCCGCGATCGAGGTCGATCTGGAAATCGTGCCGGTGCTCAACAAGATCGACCTGCCGGCCGCCGAACCCGACCGGGTGCGCGCCCAGATCGAGGATGTGATCGGCATTGAGGCGCATGACGCGCTGGAAATCTCCGCCAAGACCGGGCTGGGCATTGAGGAGGTTCTCGAAGCCATCGTGCACCGCCTGCCGGCGCCTGCAGCCGGCGATCCCGATGCGCCGCTCAAGGCCCTGCTCGTGGATAGCTGGTATGATGCCTATCTCGGCGTGATCTGCCTTGTACGCATCCATGAAGGCACGCTGAAAAAAGGCATGCGCGTGCGCCTGATGGGTACGGGCGCGAACTACAATGTGGACGGGGTGGGTGTGTTCCGGCCCACCAAGGTGAATGTGGATTCGCTGGGTCCGGGCGAAATCGGCTTTCTCAACGCCTCGATCAAGCAGGTGCGCGATGCGCGCGTCGGTGACACCATCACCGAGGAAAAGCGCCCCACCTCCTCCATGCTGCCAGGCTTCAAGCCTGCCATTCCGGTGGTGTTCTGCGGGCTCTTCCCCGTCGATGCCAATGATTTCGAGGATTTGCGCGACGCGGTGGAGCGTCTGGCGCTCAACGACGCCTCGTTCAGCTTCGAGATGGAGACCAGCGCGGCGCTGGGCTTCGGTTTCCGCTGCGGCTTCCTGGGGCTCCTGCATCTGGAGGTCATCCGCGAGCGGCTGGAGCGCGAATATGATGTAGACCTCATCACCACCGCCCCGTCCGTGATCTACAAGATCAAGATGACCGATGGCGAGGTGATTGATCTGCATAACCCCGCCGATATGCCGGACCCCGTGCGTATCGACACGATTTCAGAGCCGTGGATCAAGGCGACCATTCTGGTACCCGACGAGTATCTGGGCGGTGTGCTGAAACTGTGTGAAGATCGGCGCGGTATCCAGAAAGAGCTCACCTATGCGGGCAGCCGCGCCATGCTGGTCTATGAGCTGCCCTTGAACGAGGTGGTGTTTGATTTCTATGACCGGCTGAAAAGCGTCACCAAGGGCTATGCCAGCTTTGACTACCAGTTCATCGAGCACCGCGAAGGCGACCTCGTGAAAATGTCGATCCTCGTCAATGAGGAGCCGGTCGACGCGCTCTCCATGATCGTGCACCGCGCGCGCGCCGAGATGCGTGGCCGGGGCATGTGCGAGAAGCTCAAAGACCTGATCCCCCGGCACATGTTCAAAATCCCGATCCAGGCGGCCATTGGCGGGCGCGTGATCGCGCGCGAAACCCTCTCCGCCCTGCGCAAGGACGTGACGGCGAAATGCTATGGCGGCGATGCCAGCCGCAAGCGCAAGCTGCTGGACAAGCAGAAAGCCGGCAAGAAGAAGATGCGCCAGTTCGGCCGCGTCGAAATCCCGCAGGAAGCCTTTATTGCCGCGCTGAAAATGGACGGGGATTAG
- a CDS encoding HNH endonuclease, whose protein sequence is MADFDAPVFKILANNDTGAASGHQGGLVVPKALEQYFPRLTGETSAETPTLDANVTLELWVGPQRLAIVQSRYQFQTWGGERSPERRLTGGFSDWRNQAKGGDVAIFKRSLDDEYYYQLTLIRSEELTDELAHAIAGRKFGVLHPEQAPTANEEIDEAENQLLTSERPQPLFVEREQRDTSARRPVRSYAFRGAVIKAYGGLCSVTGEAIFSPSGASSCDAAHIIPVEAGGADVLGNGICLRKDLHWAFDNGLWTVSKERKVLVSSKLDQERNKLLTKLANSSLLLPKSKTWHPVDEALNWHNENRFLR, encoded by the coding sequence ATGGCAGACTTTGACGCACCCGTATTCAAGATTCTGGCCAATAACGATACTGGTGCCGCAAGTGGCCACCAAGGAGGTCTTGTTGTCCCCAAGGCACTTGAACAATACTTTCCGCGCCTGACGGGAGAGACTTCTGCTGAAACTCCCACACTTGACGCGAATGTTACGCTTGAACTTTGGGTAGGCCCTCAACGTCTGGCTATCGTGCAAAGCCGATATCAATTTCAGACGTGGGGCGGTGAACGTAGTCCAGAACGCAGACTTACCGGAGGGTTCTCTGATTGGCGAAACCAGGCCAAGGGAGGAGATGTTGCGATCTTCAAGCGTAGCTTGGACGATGAGTACTATTACCAACTCACGCTCATCCGGTCGGAGGAACTGACCGACGAATTGGCTCACGCTATTGCTGGCCGGAAATTTGGCGTTTTGCACCCCGAACAAGCCCCGACCGCCAACGAAGAGATCGATGAAGCTGAAAACCAGCTATTGACCAGCGAACGCCCCCAGCCACTGTTCGTGGAACGTGAACAACGCGATACGTCCGCCCGGCGACCAGTTAGATCGTATGCGTTCAGAGGCGCGGTCATTAAGGCTTATGGCGGACTTTGCTCCGTGACCGGCGAAGCAATATTTTCACCCTCCGGGGCATCCAGTTGTGATGCTGCGCACATCATTCCGGTTGAGGCCGGCGGCGCAGATGTGCTGGGGAACGGAATTTGTCTTAGAAAAGACCTACATTGGGCATTTGATAACGGTCTCTGGACGGTTTCGAAAGAACGGAAGGTCCTAGTGTCCTCAAAACTTGATCAGGAGCGGAACAAGCTATTGACCAAGCTGGCCAATTCGTCACTGTTGCTGCCTAAATCGAAAACATGGCACCCCGTCGACGAGGCGCTTAACTGGCACAACGAGAACCGATTTCTCCGTTAG
- a CDS encoding very short patch repair endonuclease, whose amino-acid sequence MADIVSREKRSQMMAGIKGRDTRPEMLVRRALHARGYRFRLHRKDLPGKPDIVLPKYRVAIFVHGCFWHGHDCHLFKWPKTREEFWREKIGRNRERDAEAIVALQLDGWRTFVCWECALRQQGNLSNQLAVLEDFFQSKRSNGEIGSRCAS is encoded by the coding sequence ATGGCTGATATCGTCTCTCGCGAAAAACGCAGCCAGATGATGGCTGGTATCAAGGGCAGGGATACCCGGCCCGAAATGCTGGTCCGGCGCGCGCTGCATGCACGCGGATACCGTTTCCGGCTTCACCGCAAGGATCTACCGGGGAAGCCAGATATCGTCCTGCCCAAATACCGGGTTGCCATCTTCGTGCATGGCTGCTTCTGGCACGGCCATGACTGCCATCTGTTCAAATGGCCCAAGACACGGGAAGAATTCTGGCGGGAGAAGATCGGGCGGAACCGGGAGCGGGACGCGGAGGCTATAGTCGCCCTTCAGTTGGACGGTTGGCGAACCTTCGTCTGCTGGGAATGCGCTCTACGACAACAAGGCAATCTTTCCAACCAGTTGGCTGTGCTGGAAGACTTTTTTCAATCAAAACGGTCTAACGGAGAAATCGGTTCTCGTTGTGCCAGTTAA
- the dcm gene encoding DNA (cytosine-5-)-methyltransferase, with product MNQTEFSALRHSLGMPVNEIAALLGVSSATAYRYERGESLPRQGELTLLRSIASAGKAKQSKPSDRFRFIDLFAGIGGLRLGFESIGGHCVFTSEWDRFAMQTYKANFQDDPFTHQYAGDIRPYSADPSLIPAHDLLLAGFPCQPFSIAGVSKKNALGRAHGFECEEQGNLFFDVLNILKHHRPAAFVLENVKNLERHDKGRTFAIIKDRLENELGYHIDWRVVSARPWVPQKRERIFIVGFREDTGFKFDDFGKQIPPEAEWPVLGDILQSHNEVDPKYTLTEHLWGYLQGYKEKHASQGNGFGFGLCGPQDVARTLSARYYKDGSEILIEQPVGRPRRLTPTECARLMGFERGEREWKIPVSDTQAYRQFGNSVVVPAVEAVARHVEPFLERALGLNMEQAPRSGTDG from the coding sequence ATGAACCAGACCGAATTTTCTGCTTTGCGCCACTCGCTCGGTATGCCGGTCAACGAGATTGCGGCCTTGCTGGGCGTTTCGTCTGCCACAGCTTACCGGTACGAGCGCGGCGAAAGCCTGCCAAGGCAAGGGGAACTAACCCTGCTCAGGAGCATCGCATCTGCTGGAAAGGCGAAGCAATCAAAGCCCTCTGACCGGTTCCGCTTCATCGACCTGTTTGCCGGCATTGGCGGCTTGCGCCTTGGTTTTGAGTCCATAGGCGGGCACTGCGTCTTCACCAGCGAGTGGGACCGGTTCGCCATGCAAACTTACAAGGCCAACTTTCAGGATGACCCGTTCACCCACCAGTATGCGGGTGATATCCGGCCCTATAGTGCCGATCCGTCATTGATCCCGGCACACGACTTGTTGCTGGCCGGCTTCCCATGCCAACCCTTCTCCATTGCGGGCGTATCCAAGAAGAACGCACTGGGCCGGGCGCACGGCTTTGAGTGCGAAGAGCAGGGAAACCTGTTCTTCGATGTCCTCAACATTCTCAAACACCACCGGCCTGCCGCTTTCGTGCTGGAGAATGTCAAGAATCTGGAACGTCACGACAAGGGCCGGACATTTGCCATAATAAAGGATCGGCTCGAGAACGAGTTGGGCTATCACATCGACTGGCGTGTGGTTTCGGCCCGGCCATGGGTGCCGCAGAAGCGCGAACGCATCTTCATTGTGGGTTTCCGGGAAGACACCGGCTTCAAGTTCGATGATTTCGGGAAGCAAATTCCGCCAGAAGCCGAATGGCCTGTGCTGGGCGATATTCTCCAGTCCCACAATGAAGTGGACCCGAAATATACCCTCACCGAACATCTTTGGGGCTATCTGCAAGGCTACAAGGAAAAGCATGCCAGCCAAGGCAACGGGTTTGGCTTCGGTCTCTGCGGCCCTCAGGATGTCGCGCGCACTCTCTCGGCCCGCTACTACAAGGACGGTTCGGAAATCCTGATCGAGCAGCCCGTCGGGCGCCCGCGACGGCTTACGCCAACCGAATGCGCCCGGCTGATGGGTTTTGAGCGTGGGGAGCGGGAATGGAAGATTCCTGTTTCGGACACGCAAGCTTATCGCCAGTTCGGCAACTCTGTTGTGGTACCTGCCGTGGAAGCTGTAGCGCGGCATGTCGAGCCATTTCTGGAGCGCGCGCTTGGCCTGAATATGGAGCAGGCACCGCGTTCCGGCACTGATGGCTGA
- a CDS encoding copper chaperone PCu(A)C, with product MTLIRTPASPATATRLGAVSLAALLLAACGDAAAPGSVDEAPETTPAAHEAEPASDIQDAAPEVAAPTLLSGWVRTPPAGRDVTAGYVSLRAGAEDDQLVGASSPIAARVELHTMEDDGEVMRMRQVEAIDLPAGETVSLAPGGDHMMIFGVDTASLDGEMEMTLEFASGATSTVRLPLSFTAPEADAGPADPHAGMDHSGMDHGDAHQRGDYHEPAPEEDAGE from the coding sequence ATGACGCTTATCCGTACCCCTGCCTCTCCCGCCACGGCCACCCGGCTGGGCGCTGTCTCGCTGGCTGCACTGCTGCTGGCAGCCTGCGGTGACGCGGCTGCTCCGGGGAGCGTAGATGAGGCGCCCGAAACCACCCCCGCCGCTCACGAGGCCGAGCCTGCCAGCGATATACAGGATGCAGCGCCGGAAGTGGCCGCGCCCACGCTTCTCTCTGGCTGGGTGCGCACCCCGCCTGCGGGCCGCGATGTCACGGCAGGCTATGTCTCCTTGCGCGCAGGCGCAGAGGATGACCAGCTGGTCGGTGCGAGCTCGCCGATTGCCGCCCGCGTGGAACTCCACACGATGGAGGATGATGGCGAGGTGATGCGCATGCGCCAGGTGGAAGCCATTGACCTGCCTGCCGGCGAAACGGTCAGCCTTGCTCCGGGCGGCGATCATATGATGATTTTCGGCGTCGATACCGCGAGCCTTGATGGCGAAATGGAAATGACGCTGGAGTTTGCCAGCGGGGCCACCAGCACGGTGCGCCTGCCGCTTAGCTTCACCGCGCCGGAAGCCGATGCCGGGCCCGCTGATCCGCATGCCGGCATGGACCACTCTGGCATGGATCATGGCGACGCCCACCAGCGCGGCGATTATCACGAGCCCGCACCCGAAGAAGACGCAGGCGAGTAG
- the trpS gene encoding tryptophan--tRNA ligase, whose amino-acid sequence MSDTPTEYKGPERILSGMQPTGALHLGNYLGALKNWVALQERGVPCFYCVVDMHAMTMPHDPAALPDAVRNVAAAYLAAGVDPSRSAVFAQSSVREHAELAWIFNCVARLGWLERMTQFKDKAGKDAERASVGLFTYPVLQAADILVYKATHVPVGEDQKQHLELSRDIAARFNRDFGKGEAVFPLPEPVIMPDGARIMSLKDGSAKMSKSDPSDNSRINLADDADAIARKIRKAKTDPEALPASTKELEGRPEAKNLVGIYAALTGTSSQAVLDEFGGQGFGVFKPRLAEVAVEFLSPISDTYARLLSDRAEIDRILAAGAEKARAVAEPVIAEARDLVGYWRG is encoded by the coding sequence ATGAGCGACACCCCCACCGAGTACAAAGGCCCTGAGCGTATCCTGTCGGGCATGCAGCCGACCGGCGCGCTGCATCTTGGCAATTATCTGGGGGCGCTGAAGAACTGGGTGGCGCTGCAGGAGCGCGGCGTGCCCTGCTTCTACTGCGTGGTGGACATGCACGCCATGACCATGCCGCACGATCCGGCCGCCCTGCCCGATGCTGTGCGCAACGTGGCAGCCGCCTATCTCGCCGCAGGCGTCGACCCGTCGCGCAGCGCCGTCTTTGCCCAGTCGTCTGTGCGTGAACACGCAGAGCTTGCCTGGATCTTCAATTGTGTGGCCCGGCTTGGCTGGCTGGAGCGCATGACGCAGTTCAAGGACAAGGCGGGCAAGGACGCCGAGCGCGCGAGCGTCGGCCTGTTCACCTATCCGGTCCTGCAGGCCGCTGACATCCTCGTCTACAAGGCAACCCATGTGCCCGTCGGCGAGGACCAGAAGCAGCATCTGGAGCTGTCGCGCGACATCGCCGCGCGCTTCAACCGCGACTTTGGCAAGGGCGAGGCCGTGTTTCCGCTGCCGGAACCCGTCATCATGCCCGATGGCGCGCGCATCATGTCGCTCAAGGACGGCAGTGCGAAGATGTCGAAATCCGATCCGAGCGACAATTCCCGCATCAATCTGGCTGACGATGCCGACGCGATTGCGCGCAAGATCAGGAAGGCCAAGACCGATCCGGAAGCCCTGCCCGCCAGCACCAAGGAGCTGGAAGGCCGCCCGGAAGCGAAGAATCTCGTCGGCATCTATGCGGCGCTGACCGGCACCAGCAGCCAGGCCGTGCTGGACGAGTTTGGCGGTCAGGGCTTTGGCGTGTTCAAGCCGCGCCTGGCCGAAGTGGCGGTAGAGTTCCTCAGCCCCATTTCAGACACTTATGCGCGCCTTCTGTCTGACCGCGCCGAGATCGACCGCATCCTCGCCGCAGGGGCCGAAAAGGCCCGTGCGGTGGCCGAGCCGGTGATCGCCGAGGCGCGTGATCTTGTGGGCTATTGGCGCGGCTGA
- the murJ gene encoding murein biosynthesis integral membrane protein MurJ: MRLLRNLGVISILTLVSRIAGLAREILTAARLGAGPVADTFFQAMTIPNTFRRVLAEGAFNAAFVPLYARQLEEKDRAEADRFASEALSFMATFTTLLVVAFQVFAPWLAYIFFPGRIGDPDGMMLAVLLLQIMMPYLLAMVVTALISGGLNSNGRFAAAAGAPVLLNVAMIGVLLFDLGPPEELVIWLAASVTASGVMQVALLWTVAMRAGLHLRLLPPKLTARVKRLIALGIPGALAASAMQVNIVVTSSIATLEEGARSWLNYAERLYQLPLGMIGIAMGIALLPNLTRRFRSGDEKGGHFAMNRAIEIALALTLPASFAFLAIPELITAGLYQRGEFTQLDTSNTAIVLAIAGLGLPAFVLVKVLAPGFFAREDTKTPMRFALAAVAVNFVLALTLFFGGLGFVGLAIASSLAGWVNAGLLAITLRARGLLRVDTRLMGALPRLLLASLIMAGTVWLLAGLVPGLVATALPLPGLSWQNLTSLGLVVFAGLAVFGGAGLALGAIKPSELAEALKPQRTSKTLPASDSRD; encoded by the coding sequence ATGCGGCTCTTACGCAATCTGGGGGTTATCAGCATCCTCACCCTGGTCAGCCGGATAGCCGGTCTGGCCCGCGAGATTCTCACCGCTGCACGGCTGGGTGCCGGGCCGGTGGCCGACACCTTCTTCCAGGCCATGACCATCCCCAACACCTTTCGGCGGGTGCTTGCCGAAGGGGCGTTCAATGCGGCCTTCGTGCCGCTTTATGCGCGCCAGCTGGAGGAGAAGGACCGCGCAGAAGCCGACCGGTTTGCCTCTGAAGCCCTGTCCTTCATGGCGACGTTTACGACCCTTCTCGTTGTCGCTTTTCAGGTGTTTGCGCCATGGCTTGCCTATATCTTCTTTCCCGGCCGGATAGGCGATCCCGATGGCATGATGCTGGCCGTCCTGCTGTTGCAGATCATGATGCCCTACCTGCTGGCCATGGTGGTGACCGCGCTGATCTCCGGCGGGTTGAACAGTAATGGCCGGTTTGCCGCGGCAGCCGGTGCGCCGGTCCTGCTCAATGTCGCCATGATCGGCGTTTTGCTGTTCGATCTGGGCCCGCCCGAAGAGCTGGTCATCTGGCTGGCCGCATCGGTGACAGCTTCAGGCGTGATGCAGGTGGCGCTATTATGGACGGTGGCCATGCGGGCCGGACTGCACTTGCGCCTGCTACCGCCCAAGCTGACCGCGCGCGTAAAGCGCCTCATTGCGCTAGGCATTCCCGGCGCGCTGGCGGCCAGCGCCATGCAGGTCAATATCGTTGTCACCTCGTCCATCGCCACGCTGGAGGAAGGCGCGCGGTCCTGGCTGAACTATGCCGAACGCCTCTACCAGCTGCCTCTGGGCATGATCGGCATTGCGATGGGCATAGCCCTGCTGCCCAATCTGACCCGCCGCTTCCGCTCCGGTGATGAGAAGGGCGGGCATTTTGCCATGAACCGGGCGATTGAAATCGCGCTGGCGCTGACCCTGCCGGCCTCCTTTGCCTTTCTGGCCATCCCGGAGCTGATTACAGCCGGGCTTTACCAGCGCGGCGAGTTTACTCAGCTGGACACGTCCAACACCGCGATCGTGCTGGCCATTGCCGGGCTGGGCCTGCCCGCTTTCGTTCTGGTGAAAGTGCTGGCGCCGGGCTTCTTTGCCCGCGAGGACACCAAAACCCCGATGCGCTTTGCGCTGGCCGCCGTGGCGGTGAATTTCGTGCTTGCCCTCACCCTGTTCTTTGGCGGGCTGGGCTTTGTCGGCCTGGCCATCGCGTCGAGCCTGGCCGGATGGGTGAATGCGGGCCTGCTGGCGATCACGCTGCGCGCGCGCGGGCTATTACGCGTTGATACCCGCCTGATGGGTGCACTGCCGCGCCTCCTGCTGGCCTCGCTCATCATGGCAGGCACGGTCTGGCTATTGGCTGGCCTGGTACCCGGCCTGGTGGCGACGGCGCTGCCCTTGCCGGGGCTGAGCTGGCAGAACCTTACCAGCCTCGGCCTTGTCGTTTTCGCCGGGCTGGCCGTGTTCGGCGGTGCCGGGCTGGCGCTGGGGGCGATAAAGCCCTCTGAACTCGCCGAGGCGCTAAAGCCACAGCGGACCAGCAAAACCCTGCCCGCCAGCGATAGCCGCGATTAA
- a CDS encoding [protein-PII] uridylyltransferase, protein MRLSALPASLDGLRLRAELAAATREGWEQAAARQAGIGRLKKFIAAGRAHAASKLAGKGGGLEAARALSGVMNAAIRALFDSVATDFDEAGATAPGLAVCALGGWGAGELAPQSDIDLLFLTGTPPREGAEAIVERMLYVLWDCGLNIGGGAIRTVDEALALAGDDVSERTALLDLRWVSGDERLVSTLRLKFDRAHRTRESIAPFIAAKLSERDTRVDRQGDSRYAVEPNIKDGKGALRDLQTLRWLAQVLYGNDAMERWVASGLLTVQDVERYLRAEDFYWAVRFHLHTLNGRKDDRLTFDTQPEISALMGYADSEDTLGVEDFMRDYFKRAIDVGALTRLVCAKLEADELKDPPSGIGRFMPADGVQKGDDALAEAGFVVRSGRLAFADPSRVEEDPVLMLTLFELAAARHLDLHPDAVALVSRSLRLVDDGLRRDERAARSFFAILLESDDPRITLRAMTEAGLLGAYIPEFGDIVARTQFNMYHRFTVDEHTLNALGLLREIEQGKLIADHPLATRIFPEITHRRALHLAVLLHDTGKGNGDQCIEGAERARSACERLGIEEAETELVAWLIANHLEMSDAAQRRDLSDPRTVLDFAGRVANMERLRLLTVLTVVDIRAVGPGVWNGWKAQLIRDLYEATAAVLAGGERAGEEEARARLHARADRARTLFRADMERIDPEFGERWIASLDDSYWLSFAESDRLRHAAFVRAAESRGRDVACGVRVDRRRSAAEVLILAPDRDGLFADIAGALALAGANVVGAQVATTSWGAAFDVFYVQEQGGKPYGWSDLSALDRLRARVEEAARGGLGGEIVIPARRVARREAAFTVSPYVKLEGQAADGALVIEASGRDRPGLLHDLARAITDLGCSIQAARIDGYGERAVDVFYVTQQGRKIADPETEKALASALMNVLGSGEAGASGAPSRLRAEASAGR, encoded by the coding sequence ATGCGTCTTTCTGCCCTTCCTGCTTCGCTTGACGGCCTGCGCTTGCGCGCGGAGCTGGCCGCTGCCACCCGTGAGGGCTGGGAACAGGCAGCAGCGCGTCAGGCCGGCATTGGCCGGCTCAAAAAATTCATCGCCGCCGGGCGCGCCCATGCCGCGAGCAAGCTGGCGGGCAAGGGCGGCGGGCTGGAGGCGGCACGCGCGCTGTCCGGTGTGATGAATGCCGCCATCCGCGCCCTGTTTGATTCGGTTGCCACCGATTTCGACGAGGCGGGTGCGACCGCGCCGGGCCTTGCCGTGTGTGCGCTGGGCGGCTGGGGGGCGGGCGAGCTGGCCCCGCAATCGGATATCGATCTGCTTTTCCTCACCGGCACGCCGCCGCGCGAAGGGGCCGAGGCCATCGTGGAGCGCATGCTCTACGTGCTGTGGGATTGCGGGCTCAACATTGGCGGGGGCGCGATCCGTACCGTGGACGAGGCGCTGGCGCTGGCTGGCGATGACGTTTCGGAGCGTACCGCGCTTCTCGATCTGCGCTGGGTGTCAGGCGATGAGCGGCTGGTGAGCACGCTGCGCCTCAAATTTGACCGCGCCCACCGCACCCGCGAATCCATTGCGCCCTTCATCGCGGCCAAGCTTTCCGAACGCGATACGCGCGTCGACCGGCAGGGCGATAGCCGCTATGCGGTCGAGCCTAATATCAAGGACGGCAAGGGCGCCTTGCGCGATCTGCAGACCCTGCGCTGGCTGGCGCAGGTGCTCTACGGCAATGACGCGATGGAGCGCTGGGTGGCGAGCGGATTGCTGACCGTTCAGGACGTGGAGCGCTATCTGCGCGCGGAAGACTTCTACTGGGCGGTGCGCTTTCACCTGCATACGCTCAATGGCCGCAAGGATGACCGGCTGACCTTCGATACCCAGCCGGAAATCTCCGCGCTGATGGGCTATGCCGACAGCGAGGACACGCTGGGCGTCGAAGACTTCATGCGCGACTATTTCAAGCGCGCCATTGATGTCGGCGCGCTGACGCGCCTTGTCTGCGCCAAGCTGGAAGCTGATGAGCTGAAAGACCCGCCATCGGGCATTGGCCGTTTCATGCCGGCCGATGGCGTCCAGAAGGGCGATGACGCCCTTGCAGAGGCCGGTTTCGTAGTCCGGTCGGGCAGGCTTGCTTTCGCTGATCCCTCGCGGGTGGAGGAAGACCCGGTCCTGATGCTGACCCTGTTCGAGCTGGCCGCTGCGCGCCATCTCGACCTGCACCCGGATGCGGTGGCGCTGGTTTCGCGTTCATTGCGGCTGGTGGATGACGGCTTGCGCCGCGATGAACGCGCCGCGCGCAGCTTCTTTGCCATATTGCTGGAATCCGACGATCCGCGCATCACCTTGCGGGCAATGACCGAGGCGGGCCTTCTGGGCGCCTATATTCCTGAATTTGGCGATATCGTCGCGCGCACCCAGTTCAACATGTATCACCGCTTCACGGTCGATGAGCACACGCTAAACGCGCTGGGCCTGCTGCGCGAGATCGAGCAAGGCAAGCTGATTGCCGACCACCCGCTGGCAACCCGCATTTTCCCGGAGATCACCCATCGGCGCGCCCTGCATCTGGCCGTGCTGCTGCACGATACCGGCAAGGGCAATGGCGATCAGTGCATTGAAGGGGCAGAGCGTGCGCGCAGCGCCTGCGAAAGGCTGGGCATCGAGGAAGCCGAAACCGAGCTGGTGGCCTGGCTGATCGCCAATCATCTCGAAATGAGCGATGCCGCGCAGCGCCGTGACCTCTCTGATCCGCGCACCGTGCTCGATTTTGCCGGACGCGTCGCGAATATGGAGCGGCTGCGCCTTCTGACCGTGCTGACGGTGGTCGATATCCGCGCCGTGGGTCCCGGCGTATGGAATGGCTGGAAGGCCCAGCTGATCCGCGATCTCTACGAGGCCACAGCCGCCGTGCTGGCAGGCGGCGAGCGCGCTGGTGAGGAGGAGGCGCGCGCCCGGCTGCATGCGCGCGCAGACCGCGCCCGTACCCTGTTCCGCGCTGATATGGAGCGGATAGACCCAGAGTTTGGCGAGCGCTGGATTGCCAGCCTTGATGACAGCTACTGGCTGTCCTTCGCCGAGAGCGACCGGCTGCGCCACGCCGCCTTTGTACGCGCGGCTGAAAGCCGGGGCCGCGATGTGGCGTGCGGGGTGCGCGTGGACAGGCGCCGTTCGGCCGCCGAGGTGCTGATACTGGCGCCGGACCGGGACGGGCTGTTTGCCGATATTGCCGGCGCACTGGCGCTCGCGGGCGCAAACGTGGTCGGCGCGCAGGTTGCCACCACGAGCTGGGGCGCGGCCTTTGACGTGTTTTACGTGCAGGAACAGGGCGGCAAGCCTTATGGCTGGTCAGACCTGTCCGCGCTCGACCGGCTGCGGGCCCGCGTGGAAGAGGCCGCGCGCGGCGGTCTGGGCGGCGAGATCGTGATCCCGGCCCGGCGCGTGGCCCGGCGCGAGGCGGCTTTCACCGTCAGCCCCTATGTGAAGCTGGAAGGTCAGGCGGCCGACGGCGCGCTGGTCATCGAGGCGTCGGGGCGCGACCGCCCCGGCCTGCTACACGATCTGGCGCGTGCGATTACGGATCTGGGCTGTTCCATTCAGGCTGCGCGCATTGACGGCTATGGCGAACGGGCGGTCGATGTCTTCTACGTCACCCAGCAGGGCCGCAAGATTGCCGATCCGGAGACTGAAAAAGCGCTCGCCAGCGCCCTGATGAACGTACTTGGCTCCGGCGAGGCAGGCGCCAGCGGGGCGCCGTCACGCCTGCGCGCCGAAGCGAGCGCGGGACGCTGA